One Drosophila santomea strain STO CAGO 1482 chromosome X, Prin_Dsan_1.1, whole genome shotgun sequence DNA segment encodes these proteins:
- the LOC120457016 gene encoding autophagy-related protein 101 has product MNARSQVFDLTMEGRQVDEAVATIFHTVLFHRCLGKYMYTGDAQYSIGTVGYTDVDCNFIDFTYVCCTSDSLTHKVKRAINSFSEKLRSNESCGSGQISLEFFQKKKNRWPFPQESIPWEVWTVHLDLIKHENEDERQLCRENVSDLLTEKVIYITELMNRHDYVPKTPSQSELDLIFDTSFPDVQPYLFKFDYSTSGSAAPSMGNAMKKIIKETLAM; this is encoded by the coding sequence ATGAACGCGCGTTCGCAGGTCTTTGATCTGACCATGGAGGGTCGTCAGGTGGACGAGGCGGTGGCTACCATCTTTCACACCGTCCTATTCCACCGCTGCCTGGGCAAGTACATGTACACGGGCGATGCCCAGTACTCGATTGGCACCGTCGGTTACACGGACGTCGATTGCAACTTCATCGACTTCACCTACGTGTGCTGCACCTCGGACAGCTTGACGCACAAGGTGAAGCGGGCCATCAACTCGTTCAGCGAAAAACTGCGCTCCAACGAGAGTTGCGGCTCCGGCCAGATTAGCCTGGAGTTCTTCCAGAAAAAGAAGAACCGCTGGCCCTTCCCGCAGGAGTCGATACCGTGGGAGGTGTGGACGGTGCATCTGGATCTGATCAAGCACGAAAACGAGGATGAGAGGCAGCTATGCCGCGAGAATGTCTCCGATCTCCTAACCGAAAAGGTCATATACATCACCGAGCTGATGAATCGGCACGACTACGTGCCTAAAACGCCCAGCCAGAGTGAATTGGACCTGATCTTCGACACATCCTTTCCGGACGTGCAGCCGTATTTGTTTAAGTTTGACTACTCCACCTCGGGCTCGGCTGCGCCCTCCATGGGCAACGCCATGAAGAAGATCATCAAAGAGACGCTCGCAATGTGA
- the LOC120457013 gene encoding uncharacterized protein LOC120457013: MDIELSLDEIIERKRGQGGHRPIDRKFNPNFSKPRRLLNKPSFKPSGAGGSLSDPPAKRTFDARNKIIQKTRAKIADARDLINQSMRDSGIDARQLLLERKKGRPAGPLPDDEEDSMKPSRHGRGTGVHIGPFAQRTISMSNHPGGKIQTKWDTDDEVVRLRDPRLAGLRRSFGPRSNQPGKPFAPRGYVDHDNMQDLEDEEITRTLHFGTYTGQQQPPPRYTFGGFDLNRDDDVEMSTAPLKNNIASDPFSIYEVARNRIERPSLPTPLVVGRTDTSEKLFERRHRNTVNTSNLPESLRARLFGGEPDRRVSHGIYANENRGQVAGSGGGGGGGGGGGGGGGGGGAASSMSHSMTIRRSPPTLPLGTSNSKGGYRLLVSNLHANVTTADIRELFSDIGPMYDAHVVRPGTAEVIYKSLEHAEMAVDAYHHREFDDQPMHCVLVNPHSSHRSAHNSSSRTVTTNSSGVEVDIDALHSVLFRDR; this comes from the exons ATGGACATCGAACTGAGTCTGGACGAGATTATAGAGCGAAAGCGCGGGCAAGGCGGCCATCGTCCCATCGACAGAAAGTT CAATCCGAACTTCTCCAAGCCGCGCCGGTTGCTGAACAAGCCTTCGTTCAAACCATCGGGCGCCGGAGGATCCCTGTCTGATCCGCCGGCAAAGCGCACCTTTGATGCCAGGAACAAGATTATTCAGAAGACACGTGCTAAAATAGCTGATGCCCGGGATCTGATCAATCAGAGCATGCGAGACTCTGGCATAGATGCCCGCCAGCTATTGCTGGAGCGGAAGAAGGGACGTCCGGCGGGCCCATTACCTGATGATGAAGAGGATTCGATGAAACCATCACGTCACGGACGAGGAACGGGAGTACATATTGGTCCGTTTGCTCAGCGCACCATTAGCATGTCAAACCACCCGGGTGGCAAAATCCAGACGAAATGGGACACGGACGACGAGGTCGTGAGACTGCGTGATCCCAGATTGGCGGGCCTGCGTCGTTCCTTTGGCCCCAGATCCAATCAGCCGGGCAAACCCTTTGCCCCACGCGGCTATGTTGATCATGACAATATGCAGGACCTCGAGGATG AGGAGATCACTCGCACACTGCACTTTGGAACCTAcactggccagcagcagccgccgccgcgCTACACCTTTGGTGGCTTTGACCTGAACCGCGACGATGACGTGGAGATGTCCACGGCTCCACTAAAGAACAACATAGCTAGCGATCCATTCTCTATTTACGAGGTGGCCCGCAATCGCATTGAGCGACCTTCGTTGCCCACCCCACTGGTAGTTGGACGCACGGATACCAGCGAGAAGCTCTTCGAGCGCCGCCACCGCAACACGGTTAACACAAGCAATCTTCCAGAATCGTTGCGGGCTCGTTTGTTTGGCGGTGAGCCGGATCGTCGCGTTTCCCATGGAATCTACGCAAACGAGAACCGGGGACAGGTCGCTGGtagcggtggtggtggtggtggtggtggtggtggtggtggtggtggtggtggtggtggtgcagctTCATCGATGTCCCACTCGATGACAATTCGCCGTTCACCACCCACATTGCCGCTGGGTACGTCGAACAGCAAGGGTGGATATCGCCTGCTGGTGAGCAATCTGCATGCTAATGTGACAACTGCGGATATTCGCGAGCTCTTTAGCGACATCGGCCCAATGTACGATGCTCATGTGGTGCGTCCTGGCACCGCCGAAGTTATTTACAAGTCACTGGAACACGCCGAGATGGCCGTAGACGCCTATCACCATCGTGAGTTCGATGACCAGCCAATGCACTGTGTGCTGGTCAATCCGCACTCCTCCCACCGCTCGGCACACAACTCCAG CTCTCGCACAGTGACCACAAACTCGTCTGGCGTGGAGGTGGACATCGATGCACTTCACTCGGTACTCTTCCGAGACCGCTAG
- the LOC120455756 gene encoding cholecystokinin receptor type A: MFSYEEGNAERASMAAAAAYRALLDYYANAPSAAGHIVSLNVGPYNGTGHGGSASLAGDNATTSYADYMDTEPSDLVTEMAFALGTSSSPSPSTATASSSSSSSSSSSSSTGMPVWLIPSYSIILLFAVLGNLLVISTLVQNRRMRTITNVFLLNLAISDMLLGVLCMPVTLVGTLLRNFIFGEFLCKLFQFSQAASVAVSSWTLVAISCERYYAICHPLRSRSWQTISHAYKIIGFIWLGGILCMTPIAVFSQLIPTSRPGYCKCREFWPDQGYELFYNILLDFLLLVLPLLVLCVAYILITRTLYVGMAKDSGRILLQQSLPVSAATTGGSGAPNPGTSSSSSNCILVLTATAVYNENSNNNNGNSEGSAGGGSTNMATTTLTTRPTAPTVITTTTTTTVTLAKSSSPSIRVHDAALRRSNEAKTLESKKRVVKMLFVLVLEFFICWTPLYVINTMVMLIGPVVYEYVDYKAISFLQLLAYSSSCCNPITYCFMNASFRRAFVDTFKGLPWRRGGGAGAAGVGGLSASQAGAGQAGGYASANTNISLNPGLAMGMGTWRSRSRHEFLNSVVTSNSAAAAGAANSPQL, from the exons ATGTTCAGCTACGAGGAGGGGAATGCCGAACGGGCGTCCATGGCTGCAGCGGCTGCCTATCGGGCACTGCTCGACTACTATGCCAATGCGCCCAGTGCGGCGGGTCACATAGTGTCGCTCAACGTGGGCCCATACAATGGAACTGGCCACGGAGGCAGTGCCTCCTTGGCGGGCGACAATGCGACAACCAGCTATGCCGACTACATGGACACCGAGCCGAGTGACTTGGTCACCGAAATGGCCTTCGCCCTGGGCACCAGTTCCAGTCCAAGTCCCAGTACCGCTACCGcttccagctccagctccagctccagctccagtaGTAGTTCCACTGGCATGCCCGTGTGGCTGATACCCAGCTACAGCATAATCCTGCTGTTCGCCGTGCTGGGCAACCTGCTGGTCATCTCGACGCTGGTGCAGAACCGCCGGATGCGGACCATAACCAACGTGTTCCTGCTCAACCTGGCCATATCGGACATGCTGCTGGGCGTGCTCTGCATGCCCGTCACCCTGGTGGGCACCCTGCTGCGCAACTTCATCTTCGGCGAGTTCCTCTGCAAGCTCTTCCAGTTCTCCCAAG CCGCCTCCGTGGCCGTTTCGTCCTGGACCTTGGTGGCCATATCCTGCGAGCGCTACTACGCCATCTGCCATCCGCTGCGCTCGCGATCCTGGCAGACAATCAGCCACGCCTACAAGATCATCGGCTTCATCTGGCTGGGCGGCATCCTCTGCATGACGCCCATAGCGGTCTTCAGTCAATTGATACCCACCAGTCGACCGG GCTACTGCAAGTGCCGCGAGTTTTGGCCCGACCAGGGATACGAGCTCTTCTACAACATCCTGCTGGACTTCCTGCTGCTCGTCCTGCCGCTCCTGGTGCTCTGCGTGGCCTACATCCTCATCACGCGCACCCTCTACGTGGGCATGGCCAAGGACAGCGGCCGCATCCTCCTGCAGCAATCGCTCCCGGTTTCCGCTGCAACAACCGGCGGAAGCGGCGCTCCCAATCCGGGCACCAgtagcagcagtagcaactGCATCCTGGTGCTGACCGCCACCGCAGTCTACAATG AAAATAGTAACAACAATAATGGAAATTCAGAGGGATCCGCCGGCGGAGGATCCACTAATATGGCAACGACCACCTTGACAACGAGACCAACGGCTCCAACGGTgatcaccaccaccacgacgaCGACGGTGACGCTGGCCAAGAGCTCCTCGCCCAGCATACGCGTCCATGATGCGGCACTTCGCAG GTCCAACGAGGCCAAGACCCTGGAGAGCAAGAAGCGTGTGGTCAAGATGCTGTTCGTCCTGGTGCTGGAGTTCTTCATCTGCTGGACGCCGCTGTACGTGATCAACACGATGGTCATGCTGATTGGACCGGTGGTGTACGAGTATGTGGACTACAAGGCCATCAGTTtcctccagctgctggcctactcctccagctgctgcaaTCCGATCACCTACTGCTTCATGAACGCCAGCTTCCGGCGCGCCTTCGTGGATACCTTCAAGGGTCTGCCCTGGCgacgtggtggtggtgctggtgccgCCGGCGTTGGAGGACTCTCCGCCAGCCAGGCGGGCGCTGGACAAGCGGGTGGTTATGCGAGTGCCAACACCAACATCAGTCTGAATCCCGGCCTAGCCATGGGTATGGGCACCTGGCGGAGTCGCTCGCGTCATGAGTTTCTCAATTCGGTGGTGACCAGCAACAGTGCCGCCGCCGCCGGCGCCGCCAACAGTCCTCAGCTCTAA
- the LOC120457017 gene encoding coactosin-like protein, with the protein MSDGIEVEQLVESKPRRMPLATSLEKDSIREAYEDVRSDLTDTEWAVFKFDGAQIIVHARGQCFEEFRQQFGDSERAFGYIRIQMGDEMSKRKKFIFLTWIGQEVGVIQRAKMSTDKALIKDVLNNFAVELQAGVEAELDIELFREALNRAGGANYGTGIRDN; encoded by the exons ATGTCGGACGGCATCGAGGTCGAGCAATTGGTGGAGAGCAAGCCAAGAAGG ATGCCACTGGCCACGTCGCTGGAGAAGGACTCGATTCGCGAGGCCTACGAGGATGTGCGCTCCGATCTGACGGACACCGAGTGGGCGGTATTCAAGTTCGATGGCGCCCAGATCATTGTCCATGCACGCGGTCAGTGCTTCGAGGAATTCCGCCAGCAGTTCGGTGACTCGGAGCGCGCCTTTGGCTACATACGCATCCAGATGGGCGACGAGATGTCCAAACGCAAGAAGTTCATCTTCCTGACGTGGATCGGCCAGGAGGTGGGCGTCATCCAGCGGGCCAAGATGTCCACGGACAAGGCGCTGATCAAGGATGTCCTTAAT AATTTCGCCGTGGAACTGCAGGCGGGCGTGGAGGCCGAACTGGACATTGAGCTCTTCAGGGAGGCACTGAACCGTGCCGGCGGTGCCAACTACGGAACGGGCATCCGGGATAACTAA
- the LOC120457012 gene encoding serine/threonine-protein kinase S6KL isoform X2, translated as MGNSQPRNASRSRRTSQWPQGAAELGATATDHHYHQEELQQHQQQQQQQQQQQPQQEQEQPSSRRIQFQAQTNLPTQSNPPGEEEQPVQSQQLSTWSLGSLSGGRLNWSFSGARNSFRHRNKATRKSLTSLHGSRRGKTQWHRPLTNSIFNSHFKESSKNDLYRIDHLVAKGAFGVVFKVSSQTDNSLCYALKVLKKSKLIQDNSVRQIKDEADIQKVCGHHPFIVKQIDLWQNRHNLHILSEYVPNGELFSKITHFSIDLVRLYIGEIALALDFLHNAGIIYRDAKPENILLTQQFHIKLTDFGLSKWLKLGANTRTMCGTFKYMAPEILCGEPYGHAVDWWALGVIACQMLTQKSPNIKRHLLRRRESVEPEDGLSNAPSIAQINGCLQDSDGDGDGEDFLPEEVQQLSHEGRDVLRKLLTIEPRQRIRSVMALQRIALYKDYNLSSKQLLSLSPREIIARDGIRIYEDRQFDQLTNQCAIDAFLDF; from the exons ATGGGCAACTCGCAACCGCGTAATgcaagcagaagcagaaggaCATCCCAGTGGCCACAAGGCGCAGCGGAACTAGGCGCCACAGCCACCGATCACCACTACCAccaggaggagctgcagcagcaccagcaacagcagcagcagcagcaacaacaacagccgcaacaggagcaggagcaaccGAGCAGCAGAAGAATCCAGTTCCAGGCACAAACCAATCTCCCAACCCAGTCCAATCCTCCGGGCGAGGAGGAACAGCCTGTACAATCACAACAG CTTTCCACCTGGAGTCTTGGTAGCCTTAGCGGAGGACGACTCAACTGGAGCTTCTCCGGCGCCCGCAACTCATTTCGTCATCGAAACAAGGCCACGCGAAAGAG CTTGACCTCACTTCATGGCTCTCGTCGTGGCAAGACCCAGTGGCACCGACCTCTGACCAACTCAATCTTTAACTCGCACTTCAAGGAGTCCAGTAAGAACGACCTGTACCGCATTGATCATTTGGTGGCCAAGGGAGCCTTTGGCGTGGTCTTCAAGGTGTCCAGCCAGACTGACAACAGTCTGTGCTACGCCCTAAAGGTGCTGAAGAAATCAAAG CTCATCCAAGACAACAGCGTGCGGCAGATTAAGGACGAGGCGGACATACAGAAGGTGTGCGGCCATCATCCGTTTATCGTGAAGCAAATTGATCTGTGGCAGAATCGCCACAACCTTCATATTC TATCGGAGTACGTACCCAACGGCGAGTTGTTCTCAAAAATAACCCACTTCTCCATTGATTTGGTGCGATTGTACATCGGCGAGATAGCACTTGCCTTGG ATTTTCTCCACAACGCTGGGATTATATATCGCGATGCGAAGCCAGAGAACATCCTGCTAACTCAACAGTTTCACATAAAGCTAACCGACTTCGGCCTTAGCAAGTGGCTCAAACTGGGGGCAAACACGCGCACCATGTGTGGCACTTTCAAATACATGG CACCGGAGATTCTGTGCGGAGAACCCTATGGCCATGCGGTGGACTGGTGGGCCTTGGGCGTTATTGCCTGTCAGATGCTGACGCAGAAG TCGCCCAACATCAAACGCCACCTACTGCGCCGGCGGGAGAGTGTGGAGCCGGAGGACGGCCTGTCCAATGCCCCCTCCATTGCCCAGATCAACGGCTGTCTGCAGGACAGtgacggcgacggcgacggcgagGACTTCCTGCCGGAGGAGGTGCAGCAGCTCAGCCACGAGGGCAGGGATGTGCTGCGCAAGCTGCTCACCATTGAGCCGCGCCAGCGCATCCGCAGTGTGATGGCGCTCCAGAGGATTGCCCTCTACAAGGACTACAATCTGAGCTCCAAGCAGCTGCTAAGC CTGTCGCCGCGGGAGATTATAGCTAGGGATGGCATCCGCATCTACGAGGACAGGCAGTTCGATCAGCTGACCAACCAGTGTGCCATCGATGCATTCCTGGACTTCTAG
- the LOC120457014 gene encoding protein bangles and beads codes for MKCQLLFVATVCLASVWALPVPDEEVAIQPDNAAKAELLTKTVLPTAVEPAPLKPEAEKPAETKTIEAKAAIPEQPAAIATAAAPITPAAAEPAKEINSVELKSSAPDVETAPAIPEKKTLPEETKPAQETAPIEAEKKQEKTARTEAEPAVEAQPQATKAIEQAPEAPAANAEVQKQVVDEAKPQEPKIDAKSAEEPAIPAVVVAEKETPVPEQPARQERINEIEQKEAKKDAAAAPEEPAKAAEAAPTAAPEAPKSDSNIQVIAPEKKSIESSPAVAAASPAAQAAQAKSGEAPKPVDQQKSTETVAESAPVLKTTAPFAPAGATKLTEAVKEQEKEQPAADTATKALAEQKKTEESAIPVGAPEPAAAAPAAAVPEAKKIDEAPAAEPVAKGQEAIAEPIAQTPSAEPKKSEEEKSDKSESKVDGSSESKESEESSESNEN; via the coding sequence ATGAAGTGCCAACTGCTTTTCGTGGCCACCGTGTGCCTGGCCAGCGTTTGGGCACTGCCCGTGCCCGACGAGGAGGTGGCCATCCAGCCGGACAACGCTGCCAAGGCCGAACTCCTGACCAAGACCGTGCTCCCCACCGCCGTTGAGCCTGCACCCTTGAAGCCCGAGGCCGAGAAGCCGGCGGAGACCAAGACCATCGAAGCCAAGGCCGCCATTCCAGAGCAGCCCGCCGCCatcgccaccgccgccgctcCCATCACtcccgccgccgccgagcCAGCCAAGGAGATCAACAGCGTGGAGCTGAAGTCGAGTGCGCCGGATGTAGAGACCGCTCCAGCCATTCCCGAGAAGAAGACCCTGCCCGAGGAGACCAAGCCCGCCCAGGAGACAGCACCGATCGAAGCCGAGAAGAAGCAGGAGAAGACTGCACGCACGGAGGCGGAACCCGCTGTCGAGGCTCAGCCCCAGGCCACCAAGGCCATTGAACAGGCCCCCGAAGCACCAGCCGCCAATGCCGAGGTGCAGAAGCAAGTTGTCGACGAGGCCAAGCCCCAGGAGCCCAAGATCGATGCCAAGTCCGCCGAGGAGCCAGCCATTCCCGCCGTAGTCGTCGCCGAGAAGGAGACACCCGTGCCCGAGCAGCCCGCCCGCCAGGAGAGGATCAACGAAATCGAACAGAAGGAGGCCAAGAAggacgctgctgctgccccagAGGAGCCAGCCAAGGCCGCTGAAGCCGCACCCACCGCCGCCCCTGAAGCACCCAAGTCCGATTCCAACATCCAGGTGATTGCGCCCGAGAAGAAGTCCATCGAGTCGTCGCCCGCCGTCGCAGCTGCTTCTCCTGCTGCCCAAGCCGCCCAGGCCAAGTCCGGTGAGGCCCCCAAGCCAGTGGACCAGCAGAAGAGCACCGAAACCGTTGCCGAGTCCGCTCCCGTCCTGAAGACCACTGCTCCATTTGCTCCGGCCGGTGCCACCAAGCTGACGGAGGCCGtcaaggagcaggagaaggaaCAGCCAGCCGCTGATACCGCTACCAAGGCCCTGGCCGAGCAGAAGAAGACGGAGGAGTCTGCCATCCCAGTTGGAGCACCAGAGCCCGCTGCCGCCGCTCCCGCTGCTGCCGTGCCCGAGGCCAAGAAGATCGATGAAGCACCAGCTGCCGAGCCTGTGGCCAAGGGACAGGAGGCCATTGCCGAGCCCATTGCCCAGACACCATCTGCCGAGCCCAAAAAGTCGGAGGAGGAGAAGTCAGACAAGTCCGAGTCCAAGGTCGATGGGTCCTCGGAGTCCAAGGAGTCGGAGGAGAGCAGCGAATCGAATGAGAACTAG
- the LOC120457012 gene encoding serine/threonine-protein kinase S6KL isoform X1, with translation MGNSQPRNASRSRRTSQWPQGAAELGATATDHHYHQEELQQHQQQQQQQQQQQPQQEQEQPSSRRIQFQAQTNLPTQSNPPGEEEQPVQSQQQQLSTWSLGSLSGGRLNWSFSGARNSFRHRNKATRKSLTSLHGSRRGKTQWHRPLTNSIFNSHFKESSKNDLYRIDHLVAKGAFGVVFKVSSQTDNSLCYALKVLKKSKLIQDNSVRQIKDEADIQKVCGHHPFIVKQIDLWQNRHNLHILSEYVPNGELFSKITHFSIDLVRLYIGEIALALDFLHNAGIIYRDAKPENILLTQQFHIKLTDFGLSKWLKLGANTRTMCGTFKYMAPEILCGEPYGHAVDWWALGVIACQMLTQKSPNIKRHLLRRRESVEPEDGLSNAPSIAQINGCLQDSDGDGDGEDFLPEEVQQLSHEGRDVLRKLLTIEPRQRIRSVMALQRIALYKDYNLSSKQLLSLSPREIIARDGIRIYEDRQFDQLTNQCAIDAFLDF, from the exons ATGGGCAACTCGCAACCGCGTAATgcaagcagaagcagaaggaCATCCCAGTGGCCACAAGGCGCAGCGGAACTAGGCGCCACAGCCACCGATCACCACTACCAccaggaggagctgcagcagcaccagcaacagcagcagcagcagcaacaacaacagccgcaacaggagcaggagcaaccGAGCAGCAGAAGAATCCAGTTCCAGGCACAAACCAATCTCCCAACCCAGTCCAATCCTCCGGGCGAGGAGGAACAGCCTGTACAATCACAACAG CAACAGCTTTCCACCTGGAGTCTTGGTAGCCTTAGCGGAGGACGACTCAACTGGAGCTTCTCCGGCGCCCGCAACTCATTTCGTCATCGAAACAAGGCCACGCGAAAGAG CTTGACCTCACTTCATGGCTCTCGTCGTGGCAAGACCCAGTGGCACCGACCTCTGACCAACTCAATCTTTAACTCGCACTTCAAGGAGTCCAGTAAGAACGACCTGTACCGCATTGATCATTTGGTGGCCAAGGGAGCCTTTGGCGTGGTCTTCAAGGTGTCCAGCCAGACTGACAACAGTCTGTGCTACGCCCTAAAGGTGCTGAAGAAATCAAAG CTCATCCAAGACAACAGCGTGCGGCAGATTAAGGACGAGGCGGACATACAGAAGGTGTGCGGCCATCATCCGTTTATCGTGAAGCAAATTGATCTGTGGCAGAATCGCCACAACCTTCATATTC TATCGGAGTACGTACCCAACGGCGAGTTGTTCTCAAAAATAACCCACTTCTCCATTGATTTGGTGCGATTGTACATCGGCGAGATAGCACTTGCCTTGG ATTTTCTCCACAACGCTGGGATTATATATCGCGATGCGAAGCCAGAGAACATCCTGCTAACTCAACAGTTTCACATAAAGCTAACCGACTTCGGCCTTAGCAAGTGGCTCAAACTGGGGGCAAACACGCGCACCATGTGTGGCACTTTCAAATACATGG CACCGGAGATTCTGTGCGGAGAACCCTATGGCCATGCGGTGGACTGGTGGGCCTTGGGCGTTATTGCCTGTCAGATGCTGACGCAGAAG TCGCCCAACATCAAACGCCACCTACTGCGCCGGCGGGAGAGTGTGGAGCCGGAGGACGGCCTGTCCAATGCCCCCTCCATTGCCCAGATCAACGGCTGTCTGCAGGACAGtgacggcgacggcgacggcgagGACTTCCTGCCGGAGGAGGTGCAGCAGCTCAGCCACGAGGGCAGGGATGTGCTGCGCAAGCTGCTCACCATTGAGCCGCGCCAGCGCATCCGCAGTGTGATGGCGCTCCAGAGGATTGCCCTCTACAAGGACTACAATCTGAGCTCCAAGCAGCTGCTAAGC CTGTCGCCGCGGGAGATTATAGCTAGGGATGGCATCCGCATCTACGAGGACAGGCAGTTCGATCAGCTGACCAACCAGTGTGCCATCGATGCATTCCTGGACTTCTAG